The Mercurialis annua linkage group LG2, ddMerAnnu1.2, whole genome shotgun sequence genome contains a region encoding:
- the LOC130015133 gene encoding uncharacterized protein LOC130015133, with the protein MVVLRERKVGAITHDPDLEVPQSIKHPEAKIIVTLICRETKVAMGVQSVSDATVCKVFPSTLSDAAQKWAWNYINLDEERQRKSYGAASPVPSKTQNTQGSNRNQDRYRPLNETSGYRGSKPFNAQTSPPSTGPGPKPSFSIGGGTEGYVDRAGVPRQYVPLNTPREQILSWIKHNNEEIRYPPRLVKDGDRSKFCDFHDGYGHETEECGRGTSESEYGRKRRKKKQKMVISVSTGSPWPNIVFGPEDAKGVDFPHEDALIVSAIIGSKWVKRLLVDDGSSVNLLTLSVFLTMGGSKTDLKPVNIPLLGLGGAPVTPEGMVELDLELGIEIPQEDGTEGILAEPTRKLGVDWPDEHREAIIARIKQYVEEFTNKPEDIGGVDPKIISHKLNVDAKCKPVKQKKRTFSLEKQIAIRDEVEKLLKAGFIRKVDYPEWLANVYVDDIVVKSKGIEDHAQDLVETFEKLKGFNLKLNPEMCVFAVRSGKFLGHLISEKGIEANPEKIEAVMSMKAPSSVKEWTEECNAAFEELKVYLSTPPVLGRPEPGEILYLYLSVNDETAAAVLVKEDKGGGGKTKEIFRGSHHCSTYEPTFEKGAAEARDVGTADFIAETTASDQPEEPDEQLLRWVLEVDGASNLDGSGAGVVLKGPHGVTLRSSVKFDFPASNNAAEYEALLIGLRMELGGKWAIEQVPRLENQEADALAKAATVNEKIPGAHFSVQKHSSIDNHETIFLTQPLENWMQGIAHYLMDGTLPGNRDKAYKILRQAPYYAFLDGVLYRKSFTHPWSRCLTAEEGEYVLREIHEGICGAHIAPRMLAKKAVLQGYCWPLMVRQAEEIVKKCENCQRHQNIRHAPTTEQCPITSPWPFATALVTDNGKQFNCRAFKEFCNDLHIDLRFTSVVHPQSNGMTEVTNRTILKGLKTRLGEFDRQWLEELPKVIWAYRTTPRAGTGDTPFSLTYGCEAMIPVEIGMPTLRVQFFDEAKNVEEQKLCLDLLEERREQTLLREMLEWENLNLTGKAPIKCHQRAISHKRARYHQRTTSNSRPRATTTPGCPKTIGYPRRATCLNLVYEQLRTNI; encoded by the exons ATGGTCGTCCTTCGAGAGAGGAAGGTCGGAGCGATCACCCACGACCCAGACCTAGAGGTCCCACAGAGCATCAAGCACCCAGAGGCGAAGATCATCGTGACACTAatttgccgagagacgaag GTTGCCATGGGAGTTCAAAGTGTCTCGGACGCCACAGTGTGCAAAGTGTTCCCCTCGACGTTGAGTGATGCGGCGCAAAagtg ggcttggaattatatcaatcttGACGAGGAAAGGCAGAGGAAGTCTTATGGGGCGGCTAGCCCGGTTCCCAGTAAAACACAGAACACTCAGGGATCTAACCGTAACcaagatcggtaccgacctCTGAACGAGACTTCGGGGTACAGAGGTAGCAAGCCATTCAATGCTCAGACCAGTCCGCCAAGCACGGGGCCTGGACCTAAGCCAAGTTTCAGTATTGGaggaggaacggaaggataTGTGGATCGAGCAGGAGTACCGAGACAGTACGTGCCACTTAACACGCCAAGGGAGCAGATTCTATCctggatcaagcacaacaacGAAGAGATTCGTTATCCACCAAGGCTAGTGAAAGATGGAGACCGATCCAAGTTCTGTGATTTTCATGATGGTTATGGCCACGAAACGGAGGAATGTGGAC GAGGAACCTCAGAATCCGAGTATGGTCGCAAacgcagaaagaaaaagcaaaagatggtcaTATCGGTATCTACCGGGTCGCCatggcctaacattgttttcgggCCAGAGGATGCGAAAGGAGTAGATTTTCCTCATGAAGACGCTTTGATTGTATCGGCCATCATTGGTTCAAAATGGGTAAAACGATTGCTGGTGGACGATGGAAGctcggttaacttgttgactctATCAGTCTTTTTGACAATGGGAGGATCCAAGACTGACCTCAAGCCTGTGAACATTCCTCTCCTGGGGCTGGGGGGAGCTCCGGTCACCCCAGAGGGCATGGTCGAGCTAGACTTAGAGCTCGGCATCGAAATACCTCAGGAGGACGGAACAGAGGGAatcctggcggaaccaacacggaag CTGGGCGTAGACTGGCCAGACGAGCACCGGGaagctatcatagctcggataaaacagtatGTGGAAGAGTTTACCAACAAGCCAGAGGATATTGGGGGGGTAGACCCTAAGATCATCTCGCACAAGTTAAATGTGGATGCAAAATGCaagcctgtcaagcaaaagaaaagaactttctctctagagaaacagatTGCTATCCGAGACGAAGTGGAGAAGCTCTTGAAAGCCGGGTTCATCAGGAAAGTAGACTACCCTGAATGGCTGGCCAAT gtttatgtggatgacatagtAGTAAAATCTAAGGGGATCGAGGATCACGCACAGGATTTGgtagaaacttttgaaaagctgaagGGTTTTAACCTCAAGCTGAATCCAGAAATGTGTGTTTTCGCAGTCCGCTCGGGGAAATTTCTAGGGCACCTCATCTCGGAGAAAGGCATTGAGGCTAACCCGGAGAAAATCGAGGCAGTGATGAGCATGAAAGCACCCAGCTCGGTGAAGGAG tggacagagGAGTGTAACGCAGCTTTTGAAGAGCTGAAGGTTTACCTCAGCACACCCCCGGTGCTAGGTAGACCTGAGCCCGGAGAAATCTTATACTTATATCTCTCGGTGAATGACGAGACAGCAGCAGCAGTCCTTGTAAAGGAGGATAAGG GTGGCGGCGGAAAAACTAAGGAGATATTTCGAGGCTCACATCATTGTAGTACGTACGAACCAACCTTTGAGAAAGGCGCTGCAGAGGCCAGAGATGTCGGGACGGCTG ATTTTATAGCTGAGACCACAGCAAGCGACCAACCTGAGGAACCCGACGAACAACTTCTACGGTGGGTGTTAGAAGTCGACGGGGCATCAAATCTGGATGGATCTGGAGCGGGcgtagtcttgaaaggccctcacGGAGTCACACTCCGCAGCTCGGTAAAATTCGATTTCCCGGCATCCAACAATGCCGCGGAGTATGAGGCTCTGTTGATCGGATTGAGAATG gagctcggaggAAAATGGGCGATAGAGCAAGTTCCTCGCTTGGAAAACCAAGAGGCCGATGCATTAgccaaagcagcaacagtgaACGAAAAAATACCGGGGGCTCATTTCTCTGTTCAAAAGCATTCCAGTATCGACAACCATGAAACCATTTTTCTAACTCAGCCGTTGGAAAATTGGATGCAAGGTATAGCCCACTACCTGATGGATGGAACTCTGCCAGGAAATAGAGATAAAGCCTACAAAATCTTGCGACAAGCTCCGTACTACGCGTTCCTCGACGGAGTCTTGTACAGAAAGTCATTCACCcacccgtggtcgagatgcTTGACGGCAGAAGAAGGGGAGTATGTGTTGAGAGAAATACATGAAGGTATTTGTGGGGCACACATAGCTCCTCGCATGTTAGCAAAGAAAGCAGTGTTGCAAGGCTACTGCTGGCCCTTGATGGTCAGACAGGCagaggagatagtaaagaaGTGTGAAAACTGTCAGAGGCACCAGAACATCCGACACGCTCCTACTACAGAGCAGTGCCCTATTACTagtccttggccatttgcaac AGCGTTGGTAACTGATAACGGAAAGCAGTTCAACTGCCGAGCCTTCAAGGAATTTTGCAACGACTTGCACATTGACTTACGTTTCACTTCAGTAGTTCACCCACAGAGCAATGGGATGACCGAAGTAACCAACCGGACGATCCTAAAAGGGCTCAAGACCAGGCTGGGGGAGTTCGATAGACAGTGGTTGGAAGAGCTACCGAAGGTCATATGGGCTTACAGAACCACGCCAAGGGCAGGCACaggagacaccccgttttctCTAACATATGGGTGCGAGGCGATGATACCGGTGGAAATCGGGATGCCAACTCTAAGGGTCCAGTTCTTCGATGAGGCTAAGAACGTGGAAGAACAGAAATTATGCTTAGACCTACTGGAAGAGCGAAGAGAGCAG ACATTACTAAGGGAAATGCTGGAGTGGGAAAACTTGAACctaactgggaaggcccctatcaa gTGCCACCAGCGAGCTATAAGCCACAAACGGGCTAGATACCACCAACGTACTACGAGCAATTCTCGACCCCGAGCAACAACAACTCCGGGTTGTCCCAAGACAATAGGCTATCCACGCCGAGCAACTTGCTTAAACTTGGTCTATGAACAACTAAGAACCAACATATGA